A window of the Cicer arietinum cultivar CDC Frontier isolate Library 1 chromosome 6, Cicar.CDCFrontier_v2.0, whole genome shotgun sequence genome harbors these coding sequences:
- the LOC101494922 gene encoding uncharacterized protein has product MAIAGLHSVSVLDSSFLRDSQSQASRRRGDGRRGTTRSSSLLQMWREIEDEHAVSQVQGRSRGSVVDLSREATPDSPEIGQRHALEDADLGENESETWSQSQSPNESHDGHEDLNNSSCENSSEFGEVERERVRQIFKEWMNSGSRDRGSNISRRSNSPRGEWLGETEQERVRIIREWVQMSSQQRSVSSGENREQPCAEIGTQIERVRDGFVVNHSEGQNDQIRRGMRKLRGKQVMLDMLKKAERERQREIQELLDHQVVSRFPHRNRIQALLRGRFLRNDRSVDHNRSTCIAESELGLLRRRQTVSGLREGFFSRMDNTSCSQATSNLSDTSSNIDIDFNTNELTRESSSPVVLHVHSEPNNRRDDGISGGHCLEGTTCESSDWQESTAHPEGNQLQCLQIESVDRQSSFSVGCERRDDTGQNVDVMAIRDQADELIQQSLQIDDSEHSSNQESSEVQNEQSELGDMNNGENNSSNHNDYVEGNVDDVNYGPDSLEEQLEEIIENEESGSHQSNTEWRNSTEESVDDNQLSNTENEWPENSWANEDVENPHVQEASEAWQEDGGFQEAVENWLGGPSDQESAQVGRVHGFYFPDDDNVYSGELRELHSRRRVSNLLGSSFRERLNQLIQSYVERQGHANMEWDQEEATSSVALVEQDLEQQSRYQNVDQEVNINSPIDFPPLPAPPTPPLWDQHPHGDNWSHNDDLEIINDLRLDMARLQQRMNNMQRMLEACMDMQLELQRSIKQEVSAALNRSADSSGMHDFNSPDDDSKWECVRKGLCCICCQSNIDSLLYRCGHLCTCSKCANELLQSKQKCPMCQAPVVEVIRTYSIL; this is encoded by the exons ATGGCTATTGCTGGTTTGCACAGTGTGTCTGTGCTCGACTCTTCATTCTTGAGGGATTCGCAGTCACAGGCCTCCAGAAGGAGGGGAGATGGGAGGAGGGGAACCACCCGGTCATCTTCACTTTTGCAAATGTGGAGAGAGATTGAGGATGAACATGCGGTGAGTCAAGTTCAAGGAAGATCTCGTGGGTCAGTTGTGGACCTTTCACGAGAAGCTACACCTGATAGCCCAGAGATAGGACAAAGGCATGCTCTAGAAGATGCAGATTTGGGTGAGAATGAGTCTGAAACATGGTCACAGTCGCAGAGTCCGAATGAATCCCATGATGGTCATGAGGATTTAAACAATTCTAGTTGTGAAAACTCTTCTGAGTTTGGAGAAGTTGAAAGGGAGAGAGTGAGGCAAATTTTCAAGGAATGGATGAATAGTGGTTCTAGGGACCGTGGCTCAAACATTTCCCGAAGAAGTAACAGTCCAAGGGGAGAATGGCTTGGAGAAACTGAACAGGAAAGGGTGAGAATTATAAGGGAGTGGGTACAAATGAGCAGCCAGCAGAGAAGTGTTTCATCTGGAGAAAACAGGGAACAACCGTGTGCTGAAATTGGTACACAAATTGAACGTGTGCGTGATGGATTTGTTGTTAACCACAGTGAGGGCCAAAATGATCAAATAAGGAGGGGTATGCGTAAATTACGTGGCAAACAGGTTATGCTTGATATGCTTAAGAAGGCTGAGAGGGAAAGGCAGAGAGAAATTCAAGAGTTACTGGACCATCAGGTTGTATCACGTTTTCCCCATCGCAATCGAATTCAG GCATTGCTTCGAGGGAGGTTCTTGAGAAATGATAGATCTGTTGATCATAACAGGTCCACGTGTATTGCAGAAAGTGAATTAGGTTTATTGAGGCGAAGACAAACTGTTTCGGGTCTAAG GGAAGGATTCTTCTCTAGAATGGACAATACCAGTTGCAGTCAAGCAACCAGCAATCTATCTGATACCTCATCAAACattgatattgattttaatacAAATGAACTAACCAGAGAAAGCAGTTCACCTGTGGTTCTACATGTACATTCTGAACCTAATAACAGAAGAGATGATGGGATATCTGGTGGCCACTGTCTAGAAGGAACTACATGTGAGAGTTCAGATTGGCAAGAATCTACCGCCCATCCAGAAGGAAATCAGTTGCAGTGCTTGCAAATTGAATCAGTAGATAGGCAGTCATCATTCAGTGTTGGGTGTGAAAGAAGGGATGATACTGGGCAAAATGTTGATGTGATGGCAATTAGAGATCAGGCTGATGAACTTATCCAACAAAGCTTACAAATTGATGATTCAGAGCATAGTAGTAATCAGGAATCCAGCGAGGTACAGAATGAGCAATCTGAATTGGGTGATATGAATAATGGTGAAAACAATTCTTCAAACCACAATGATTATGTGGAGGGTAATGTTGATGATGTGAACTATGGACCTGATTCCCTAGAAGAACAGCTAGAAGaaattattgaaaatgaagAAAGTGGCTCGCATCAGAGTAACACTGAATGGAGAAATAGCACTGAGGAAAGTGTAGATGATAATCAGCTCAGCAATACAGAAAATGAGTGGCCTGAAAACAGTTGGGCAAATGAGGATGTTGAAAACCCTCATGTGCAAGAAGCTTCTGAAGCGTGGCAAGAGGATGGTGGCTTCCAAGAGGCGGTGGAAAATTGGTTGGGAGGACCTTCTGACCAAGAAAGTGCTCAAGTTGGTAGAGTTCATGGTTTTTATTTTCCCGATGATGACAATGTATACAGTGGTGAACTCAGGGAACTTCATAGTAG GAGACGTGTCTCTAATCTCCTTGGCAGTAGTTTCCGTGAGAGGCTTAACCAGCTGATACAGTCATATGTTGAAAGACAAGGTCATGCTAACATGGAGTGGGACCAGGAAGAAGCAACCTCTTCTGTTGCCTTGGTAGAACAGGACCTTGAGCAGCAGAGTAGATATCAGAATGTTGATCAGGAGGTTAATATTAATAGTCCAATTGACTTTCCTCCTTTGCCTGCACCTCCTACTCCGCCTCTTTGGGATCAGCATCCTCATGGTGATAACTGGTCACACAATGAT GATTTGGAGATTATTAATGACTTGAGACTGGACATGGCTAGATTGCAACAAAGGATGAATAATATGCAGAGGATGCTTGAGGCATGTATGGATATGCAGCTTGAACTGCAACGCTCAATAAAACAAGAAGTTTCTGCTGCCCTAAATCGCTCAGCCGATTCATCAG GAATGCACGACTTCAACTCACCAGATGATGATTCTAAATGGGAATGTGTCAGAAAAGGACTTTGCTGTATTTGCTGCCAAAGCAATATTGATTCTTTGTTGTACAG atGTGGGCACTTGTGCACATGTTCAAAATGTGCCAATGAGTTGCTTCAAAGTAAACAAAAATGCCCAATGTGTCAAGCGCCTGTAGTGGAGGTTATACGTACTTATTCTATACTATAA